In Flavobacteriales bacterium, one genomic interval encodes:
- a CDS encoding ribosome-associated translation inhibitor RaiA produces the protein MNVNVHSIHFNADAKLVEFIKTKLSKLTQFNDSILSGDVFLRLEHDGDNRENKVVEIRLAVPGNDLFAKRQGKTFEEAAVNTIEALRSQAEKTKEKSRAI, from the coding sequence ATGAACGTGAACGTCCATTCCATTCATTTCAATGCCGATGCTAAACTGGTAGAGTTCATCAAAACAAAACTCAGTAAACTAACACAGTTCAATGATAGCATACTATCCGGTGATGTGTTCCTTAGATTGGAACACGATGGTGATAACCGCGAGAACAAAGTGGTGGAGATCCGCCTTGCCGTTCCTGGCAACGACCTATTTGCCAAACGACAAGGTAAAACGTTCGAAGAAGCTGCTGTAAATACCATTGAAGCTTTGCGCAGTCAAGCTGAAAAGACCAAAGAAAAGTCCCGAGCCATTTAA
- a CDS encoding tyrosine-type recombinase/integrase — protein sequence MLLDRFVDHLTYEKRYSAHTVSAYQRDLKQFAAFLKEFGVNEPEKATDKVVRMWMMRLMEEDTGPRSVNRKLSSLRSFFRFARIIGAVTIDPTALIDPPKTPKRLPEFVEEQRLECMFDDLKWPEGFKGMTDRLILELLYGTGMRLAELMGLKVGDIDLGANSLRVLGKRNKERILPLGDDLTKNIANYLKKRTVLFGGARGADGLLIDKNGEPLARRTVQRLVTHYLSGVTSQKKRSPHVLRHTFATHMLEHGADLNAVKEILGHANLAATQVYTHNTVEKLRKVHAQAHPRGGA from the coding sequence ATGTTATTGGACCGGTTCGTTGATCACCTTACCTACGAAAAACGCTACAGTGCACATACTGTTTCCGCCTACCAACGGGACCTGAAGCAATTCGCCGCATTCCTGAAAGAATTCGGGGTGAATGAACCGGAGAAAGCCACCGATAAAGTGGTGCGCATGTGGATGATGCGCCTTATGGAGGAGGACACGGGACCTAGAAGCGTGAACCGCAAGCTCAGTTCACTGCGTAGTTTTTTCCGATTTGCTCGGATCATAGGTGCGGTCACAATTGACCCTACGGCCCTCATTGATCCACCTAAAACGCCTAAGCGCTTACCTGAATTCGTTGAAGAACAGAGGCTTGAGTGTATGTTCGATGACCTGAAATGGCCTGAAGGGTTTAAAGGAATGACGGACCGGTTGATCCTGGAACTGCTCTATGGCACCGGTATGCGTTTGGCGGAGCTCATGGGGCTCAAGGTCGGAGACATTGATCTAGGCGCAAACAGCTTGCGAGTGCTGGGTAAACGCAATAAGGAACGGATCCTCCCCTTGGGCGATGACTTGACCAAGAACATTGCAAATTACCTCAAGAAAAGGACAGTCCTATTCGGAGGAGCAAGAGGAGCAGATGGTTTGTTAATTGATAAAAATGGTGAACCGTTGGCGCGTCGTACCGTCCAACGACTCGTTACTCACTATCTTAGTGGGGTCACCTCACAAAAAAAACGCAGCCCACACGTCCTGAGGCATACCTTCGCTACACACATGTTAGAGCACGGAGCAGACCTTAATGCAGTAAAGGAGATCTTAGGGCATGCGAACCTTGCAGCCACCCAGGTCTACACCCATAACACAGTAGAAAAACTTAGAAAAGTCCATGCTCAAGCCCATCCAAGAGGAGGGGCTTAG
- a CDS encoding 30S ribosomal protein S21: MLIIPVKEGESIDKALKKFKKKFERTQTMRQLRKRQAFIKPSVDRRKEMIRAAYKLTLQVADD, from the coding sequence ATGCTGATCATTCCGGTAAAAGAAGGCGAGAGCATCGATAAGGCGCTCAAGAAGTTCAAGAAGAAATTCGAGCGCACCCAGACAATGCGTCAATTGCGCAAGCGTCAAGCGTTCATCAAGCCTTCAGTGGACCGTCGAAAAGAAATGATCCGCGCTGCATACAAGCTTACTCTACAAGTAGCAGACGATTAG